GAGTCATAAGGCGTTACAAACGATATTGCCTTACCTTCCTTCTCTACACGGGCTGTACGGCCAATTCGATGCGTATAGATCTCTGCATGGTCAGGAATATCATAGTTTACAACCAAACCAACATCATCAATATCCAATCCGCGTGATGCGACATCGGTTGCCACTAAGTAACGGAACATTCCATGTTTAAAATCATTAATGACTTTTGTACGATGACGCTGTTCCATACCACCATGAAGGGTTTCAACTTTAATTCCCATATCCCACAATGCATCGGCTACATTATCAACCTCAATTTTTGTATTGCAGAATATAATACTGCTATCGGGATTTTCAACCGTCAGAACATCACGCAGTATTTCAAGTTTTTCATTTGCTTGAATACGGTAATATTGTTGGTCAATGCGCTCACCAACACTGTTCTCATTTTCAACTTCAATATAGGTTGGATCATTAAGATACGCTGATGCTAAAGCTGCGATACTTTCTGGCAATGTTGCCGACAGTAAAATTGTACTGCTTGTACGCGGTACTTTTCGCAGAATTTCTTCAACTTGTTCAATGAATCCCATGTTGAACATTTCATCTGCTTCATCAATGATGACCGTATCAATCTGACGCAAATCAATCGTACGACGGTTGATGTGATCAATAAGACGACCCGGTGTTGCCACAACAACATGGGTCATTTGTGCTAAATCACGTTGTTGTATTTCAAAGGATGATTTCCCAAATACCGCTTGTACCTTAAGTCGTTTAAAACGACCGATACTAAAGATTTCATCGCGGATTTGTAATGCTAATTCACGAGTCGGAGTGAGTACTAAGGCTTGTGGACGTCGCTCTTCCCATTCAATCATTTCCGCAATTGGAATTCCAAACGACGCAGTTTTACCACTACCAGTCTGAGACTTGATAACGAGATCCTCACCATTTAAAATATGAGGAATTGCAGCCTCTTGTACTTCAGTGGGTTCTGTATATCCAATGACTTCCAAGGCACGGACAACATCATCACCAATGTTTAACTTTCTAAATTTATTCATATTAACACTCCTTGCTTGCTTATTATACACGAAAGCAGTGCTTTTGTACGCAGTTATCATCATACGGTTCTTATTTTCCATTTTGTAATCGTCCAGCAAAAAAGTGTGCACCTGTTTCGCCACACACCTTTCACTTCAGATTATTTTACATATAAGTTTTCACTATCGAAAGCCAACGTTGCTTCGCCATTGAAAATTCTACTCACCATATTGATATTATCAACGAAAACTTTAACGCCACTATTGTTAATTTGTACCAGCGACTTTAACGCCTCTTCAAATTTTCCTGCCGAGAAATTCGTTAATTTATCACCAGCGTCAATTAATACTTCATCAATTTGTATTTTCTTTGCAACTGGAATTTTTGATATTGATTTCCCTACAAACTTCGAAAATGATGCAATCCCATCAACAACTTGTGTCTCAATCGATGATTTAGTGTCCTTGTCAAATCGCGAGTAACACTTTGTATAAAGTTGGCGATATTGGTAAGCATATGAATCAATAGTATTAACTACACTTTGAAGATAACTACCCTCATAGTTTTCAAGAAGCATTACTTCTAAAAAATATGCGAATGAGAATGTGTACAAAGACATTTGATATTCTTTTAATGAATCAACAACTGTATTCAACAAACTCTTAACTGCACTGTCATTTGTAAAGAACGATGTCTTATCTACTTTCTTGTTAATCAATTCAGTACGCAGAATAATACTTTGTTCAGCCTCACGCTTGATATCTTGAATAAGAACATGCTTGTTAGTCTTATAAACTTCATTATTCCAATTATACTTATAATTATTGAGCACATCCATTAGCGTCTTAAGATTTCCACGAAGATTTGCGCGTTCTTTTGCTTGGACAAATTGAATGAGTTCTTGTTGAATTTCAGTAATTGTATCCAGTTTTCGATCGATACCCGCAAGTGCTGTAGCCATAAAAAAGGACGTAGGATTTACGGTAAGCGGATGTAATTGGGCTTTTCCAGGAAATCCTTTTGCATCACCCATAAAGCCTGATTTATTTTTAAACTTCAACAACTGATGATCCGTTTGTACATAGTACAAACCTGAGCCACCACTTGATGAACCCGTTACTTGCCCAATTACCGATACTACAGAATCAAATGAACTTCCAAGCGCTGCAACCTGACCCAACGGAAATTTGGTGTAACTTTGAACATTTGTTTGTAACTCTTGTTCTTCATAGTAAGTCATTGACATCATTGCTTGGATCATTTCGTGTTTTTTCTCTTCCATTTTTCCCTCATCTTCTACCCTGAAATGCCAATACGCTGAATAATTCCGTTAGCACCTGAGAGTACGTTATTTCTTCTTTCTTTGATTATAGCGTGATAAAAAGAACCTTTCAACTCAATTTCTGATAACGATTTCTCTATACAATGAAATCATACTTCGTGAGCTGACTAAACTAGATCTGACTTTATGAAAACACGCTTACCAAACCAATACCAAATACCACTCCATACAAGTAACACAAAGATAGCCGTTAAAGGCGAAAAGTTATTCACACCCTCTACAATCTGTTGTGCATTCACATGACGAATTGGCGAGAGCATTGTGACTATATTTAGTCTAAGGAGTACAATTTGACTCCCTAATAGGATAAGCCCACAAAGGCGGTTTCTATGGGTGGTTGTGACACTGTAGATAAGTGTTACAGCCATGATACTATAGAATACAGTGTTGAGAATGAATAGAGGAAGCGTCCAAAGGATGCTTTCCCAGAGCGGAATCACGGTGAGTGCATTGCTAATATACTCAGCGGTTCCCACGCTGTACATTGACATCGACATTGAGTGATAGACATTCTGTTGAAACCATACGATCAAATCACCACGGACGGGAACGTGTCGCGCAAAGGAAAAGAAACCTTGAAGATTTGCAAGAACAGGGCTCCACAATTTAAATCCATACTGAATTCCGAAGAAGCATGTAATTAGTATTAGAGGAAGTACAAGTGTCCACAAACTCATTATGAATACACTCACTATTTTCGCACTAAAGTATGTGCGGCGGGATTGACTCATCAGGATAGTATGCAACACACGCGACTTTAAATCCCTTTGCACAAGAAGGTATGCATAGTATCCGACGACAAAGATTGTCAAGATTGGAAGAACCTGTGACATCACTGTGTGAAGAGCAAATGCACCGCTTAGGTCATTGTAACCAGCGCGCATTTCGTGATGGTTTCCATAAACACCCCTCACTTGATTATCAACAACCGAGATATTATAACTGCTTTTCACATCGAACGCAGACATCACTTCTGTTTCTGGCAAACCATACCCAATTCGAAGTTTATCAAATTCATTGTGACGCGCAAACTCCGTACTTACTTCAGAGTTTTTCAATTGATAATTATAGCCAGCATCAAAAAGAACAATCTCAATTGCCGCGATGTATTTATAGTATGCCTGCCAATCTCTTGCATCATAAGCTGCAAGGGCAGCTTGTTTAGAATCTTCGAGATATTCGACAACATCAGAATTATTTCCATCGCGACTAAACTCGCCAATTATGATGTTTTCAAATATTCCGATTGCTGGAAATTGCGGTTCTTCCGGAGGTTCGGCGCCCCGTAAATCTACACATAAACCCATGATTATGGTTAAGACAATCATCAAATAGTATGTGCTACCCCGGCGCAACATCGCATTGCAATCATTTAAAATGATTTTCATAGACGTTCCTCCCATCGCATACTCTTGTAGTACTTGGAGGTAGCAGTCCACATTACAAACATCAAAGTGAGACTCACCATCGACGACACTTGAACTCGCTCTTGCGTTACGTGATTGTTAAACAAAGGAATCCATTCCAAAGATGGATGATTCAAAAACCCACTCATAAGAATCAACAAGTACATAAGGACAATCACAGCAACGCTGCTTTCGCCACGCAAGACCCATGTTGCAACAATCACGGCAAACAAAACATTTGCACCAAGTTGTACTGCTACAAGAATTGTCCCATTTAGAATTTTGATGCCATCTGTCATCAAGCTCGCATCAACAGGGTAAAGAGGCACACCAAACCCATACAATACAAAGGATAGGATAAGTGTTGTCAGCAGGGCACTCACGATTGCGAGTGTTGCTACAAGTAAACCTGCAATCGTCTTGGCGATGTATATGGATGTTTTAGAGTGTGGGGTTGTAAGATACAATGTAAACGCACGATTCTCATAATCATCCATGATCGACTTCCTTACAAAAAGGCATGTCACAAGCATACAAATTGCAATGACTTCGCTGCTAAGGATTTGCGAAGCAAAGTGTAGCGTATTCGGAGTATAAGGACTTGAATAAAGGTCTATTTGTTGACTTCGGTGATATGAAAGCACCGTTATTTCTTCAGTAACATCCGTGATTTTTTGCTGAGATTGATCCAAACCCGCTTCCATCCCTGCGACGACATCACTAAGATGTATGAGTCGCTCATCAATCGCATTCATATCACCGGCTAAACCATTGCTACTGATTTTACTAATTTGCGAACTGTAATACTGTTGGACACGCTCAGAGTATTCTAACGTCGCGCGCATTTGTGCATACTCCAAATCATCACTGTCCATCGCAGTTAAGTCTGACCTCACATCATCGGCAATCCGTTTGTACTCGCTCCCCATAGTGCTGTAATCTTGCAAGAGACGATCCGCATACGATGCATCTTTCACAGCATAATAGCCAAACAAACTCAGAAACATCACCAAAAAGATTGCCGTCATTTTATGAAGCAATCGTGATTGGTAAGCCTTTCGCAACTCAAGTCCAACGAGACTAATCATTATGATTCCCAACTACATCGCGATAAATATCTTCCAATTCACGTTGTGTTGTCTCAATTGTTTCAATTACAAGTCCTTGACCAAGGATCGTCCGCAAGACATCGTTAAGATTCACGGATTCATCAGTCCACGAGATACTCAATCCATCACAATAGAATGGATGACGCTTCAAGTCATCAGGAAGCTGGGTCGTATCTTGAAAAAAGATTGATGTTTTCTTGCTTTGCGCAACGGAAATGTCAGGAACAATTTCCCCGTCTTTTATAAAAATGTAGCGATCCGCCATTTTCTCAACTTCACCCAGTTGATGGGAAGACAGTAAGATAGCTGTTCCAAATTGTTGGCGGATGGTTTCAACTGTTTTCCGCAGTTCCATAACAGCATCAACATCAAGTCCACTCATGGGCTCATCAAGGATGATCAATTTAGGATTGGACAAAAGCGCAATGGACAATCCGATTTTTTGTCGCATCCCTGTTGAGTACGTGCGAACCTTACGGTCAAGATGATGGCCAAGGTTTGTATGGCGCAAGACTTCCTCAACATTTTCTTTTGACACATTACGAAGTGACGCAAAGAACTTAATGTTTTGGCGTCCACTTAAATCAGGGTACAGTCCCGGCGCCTCAATGAGACACGACATATCCTTTAAACACACCAAAGCATCTTCAGCCATCGCATGCCCATTAACGACGATTTCACCACTATCAATTTGGATGAGATTGCATATGGCCTTCATGGTTGTTGACTTACCCGCTCCGTTGGAACCGATAAACCCTACAATTTCACCTGGGCTAATTTCAAAACTTACATCCTTTAAAACATGATGGGTCTTATAGGACTTATTGATATTTCTAAGTTCAAGAATTGGTTTCATCATATACCTCCATTGGAATCCAACGCAGTTTGATTGCAATACCTTTGTTTCTATAAATATAACAAACACCATCTCCAATCACAACATTGTTAGTACGATGGTACTTCAAACAATCAAATTGCTGCGTTTAAAGTACAGAGTTACGTACCAAGCTATCTTTTTTTGAAAGTTGCACAAATTACTCATGCGCCTATAATTAAAGACATATAGAATATGTGTACAGACAAAGAAGTCGTGGAGGAATCATATGCTACTCAATCTCAATAACGTGTCCATCCGCTATAAAGGTGCACAACACAACGCTGTTAATAACATTTCATTCAGCATCCCTACAAATAGTATTGTATCAATCGTTGGTCATAACGGTGCTGGTAAAAGTACCCTTATTCAAGCAATCATGCAAAACTTAAATTATGAAGGTACCATCGAATACGGTTTCGATAAGAAAGAGCTCTATCGATATGTCCGCGTTCAAACACAAACATCAACATTTGAAAAGAATGCCAAGGTTAAAGATATTGTTCAACTCTACATTGATTTACTTGATGATAAGGAATCTGTGGATTCCCATCTAAAATCCGTACAAATGCTGGAGTTCAAAAATGCCTATCTTGAAAAACTATCCGGTGGCGAGAAGCAAAAGATAGCCGTTCTTCTTGCAACTATTGGAAACCCAAAACTTATCATTCTAGACGAGCTTACGACCGGACTTGATGTCATGGCACGTCGCATGATTTGGGACTTACTGAATAAGATCAAAGAAGAAAAAGGTGTTAGCATTCTATTAACAAGTCATTTCTTGGATGAAGTTGAATTCTTATCCGATTATGTACTCGTTATTGAAAAAGGAACACTCAAACTCGAAGGTACGGTGACCGATATAATCGACAAAGCATTTGCCGGTAAAAAACTTGCAACGTGCCTTGTGGATACTGGTTTTGATTTCAACAGCCTTAAATCAGAATACACCCTTGATAAAAACAAACTATCTCTGGCTTATGCGGCCGAACACGAAAAAGAAATCTATGATATGTTGAAAATTTGCAACGGATTCGACATTCAGCTTAAAAATCACACTTTTGAAGATGCATTCTTAAAAACAATTGGTTACCACTTAAATGAAGAAGGAGCAACACAATGAAAAACTTACGAAGCTTAACAAACTATAATTTAAAACTGGTCCTCCGTGATACCGGACCCATGCTTATGGCATTTCTTATGCCGATTGGATTTTACATCCTCTTTGGTTACATGTTAAAGGATTTAAAAGTCGCTGATGGCAGCATGGGTGAATTATTGATCCCACTTTACATCATTATTATTATAGGAAACGCTGTGTTGAATGTCTTTGGAGTCTATTATGTCAATGCCAAAGAAACTGGCAATATTCAAAAATATAAATTCTTGGGTATCAGCGAATTGAAATATGCAGCTTCACTCTTTGCTGCAACGATGATCCTTCAGGTCATTGTTATTATCGCTTTCAACGTCTTCACTTTCTTCTACGCTGGTTATGCTTTCCCAATTGCTCATATTTTACCGGTATTCTTGACAATCATGGTAATTGAAGTCTACCACTTCGCATTTACTTTCTTACTCTCATCAATCATTAAGAAGGCTGCAGCTTATAATTCGATTGCACTTGCGTTTTACATGTTCCAAATGTTCTTAGGGGGCTTACATTCCCAATCGAAATGTTTCCCGTATTCCTACAAAAACTTGTTTACTACATCAACCCAATTATTTATGGACGCAACGCCTTACTTGGTGCATGGACAGGTTCAATGCAATCTGTGGACCTCCTTAAAAACAACGGCATACTCCTTGGTATCTCCATTGCATTTGTTGTTATTGGAATCGCAGTTAACAAACTCAGCAACAGTCATAAAACAGCAGCTATTGTCGCCGCATAATTTAAAGCGAGTACCGCTCAAGTACTCGCTTTATCTTGTCCTCAGAAATCATATCACGTATACTTTATATACCGTTTAAAGGAGAATACCCGATGACACTCAAACCAGCATATCGCAATCGCTATTTCAACAGTCTTGTTCTCTTTGTTGTTTTCGCAATGACTTTGATTTATCAAACACGCATCATTAAATTTGACACAGCATACTTGATGGTTTTCACTTCAGGTTCTATTGGGTTAATTCTATTGCAATGTTTTTATAAGCGTCCCATTCTTCGCTATACCGTACCCATGTTTCTGTTCTTATTAATGTTGCTTTTCACAAACATGAATGTTTACATTTACCTGGGGCTTGCGCTCTTATTAACAATCACATCCTTTGGTATGATTCTCTATTCCGGCGATACGTCGCTAACATGGTTTTATGCAATCAGTATTATTCTGGTCGTGGGAATATCCATCATCGCGCACATCAACCTTCTTCCCCTGATTGCACCCATCTATTTTGGATGCTGTATCGTTACATCCAACCTTGATCGCAAACATGTGTGGTCATATGCTGTCGTAGTACTCTTAAGTGTCGCTACAGTGATTGCTACAATCACCGATTCAATATTTATTGAAATACGTTACACGATATTCTCAATCCCAATTTCTCTGCTTATCTTTCTCTTTGTGGTTAAGGGAAGAACTCTCCTATCGAATACATATCGTATTATCGAATCCGAAGTTTTATTAACCACAACTGTATCGTTCATCCTGTATGTGTTCGCATATGCCTCAGTTATCAACACCTTGGGAAGTTATCTTTTTCTCATTGTGATTGGATGCTTTATGACAATTATAAGCATTGTTTTCTATGCTTGGACAAAACGTGTGTTCCGAATTAGCACAATGAACACACATGCAGTTCTTGAACCTTGGTTTATTTCACAATGGGAAGATGCACTTGCAGAGCAAAGTCAAAGTTTCTCATGGCGAGGATTTAATACAGTCTTTAATGATGTCCTGTCAAATGATGGCATTCTAATTAGCATTAACAATCACGAGGTATTTCGAAGTGGTTTTGCACAAGAGGCACTACCAGAGCAT
The window above is part of the Erysipelothrix sp. HDW6C genome. Proteins encoded here:
- a CDS encoding ABC transporter permease subunit produces the protein MISLVGLELRKAYQSRLLHKMTAIFLVMFLSLFGYYAVKDASYADRLLQDYSTMGSEYKRIADDVRSDLTAMDSDDLEYAQMRATLEYSERVQQYYSSQISKISSNGLAGDMNAIDERLIHLSDVVAGMEAGLDQSQQKITDVTEEITVLSYHRSQQIDLYSSPYTPNTLHFASQILSSEVIAICMLVTCLFVRKSIMDDYENRAFTLYLTTPHSKTSIYIAKTIAGLLVATLAIVSALLTTLILSFVLYGFGVPLYPVDASLMTDGIKILNGTILVAVQLGANVLFAVIVATWVLRGESSVAVIVLMYLLILMSGFLNHPSLEWIPLFNNHVTQERVQVSSMVSLTLMFVMWTATSKYYKSMRWEERL
- a CDS encoding ABC transporter permease → MKNLRSLTNYNLKLVLRDTGPMLMAFLMPIGFYILFGYMLKDLKVADGSMGELLIPLYIIIIIGNAVLNVFGVYYVNAKETGNIQKYKFLGISELKYAASLFAATMILQVIVIIAFNVFTFFYAGYAFPIAHILPVFLTIMVIEVYHFAFTFLLSSIIKKAAAYNSIALAFYMFQMFLGGLHSQSKCFPYSYKNLFTTSTQLFMDATPYLVHGQVQCNLWTSLKTTAYSLVSPLHLLLLESQLTNSATVIKQQLLSPHNLKRVPLKYSLYLVLRNHITYTLYTV
- a CDS encoding sensor histidine kinase — translated: MTLKPAYRNRYFNSLVLFVVFAMTLIYQTRIIKFDTAYLMVFTSGSIGLILLQCFYKRPILRYTVPMFLFLLMLLFTNMNVYIYLGLALLLTITSFGMILYSGDTSLTWFYAISIILVVGISIIAHINLLPLIAPIYFGCCIVTSNLDRKHVWSYAVVVLLSVATVIATITDSIFIEIRYTIFSIPISLLIFLFVVKGRTLLSNTYRIIESEVLLTTTVSFILYVFAYASVINTLGSYLFLIVIGCFMTIISIVFYAWTKRVFRISTMNTHAVLEPWFISQWEDALAEQSQSFSWRGFNTVFNDVLSNDGILISINNHEVFRSGFAQEALPEHTLTLNAHNTAITLHKRRNYQNYSLRDMITNTVVVEYLSEQNIRWQQVKKISVSNHAAPALNQDLTLRKEITYYLHDNILQNIIATKNIVSMLDSEQVALQDLAVNTLSDLNDSIRSQIHEIYPSSLNDLPFERNIHILIDELRKKYFDIPALNINYEIYDKMDAESAYVFYRALQEFLNNTCKYAEADSLSISMQTINGTWQLCYSDDGIPLDLDTESKIKHLGLSSLQQQVQALHGTFTINTDHKQFIITLPRRPHENTTI
- a CDS encoding ABC transporter ATP-binding protein, with product MLLNLNNVSIRYKGAQHNAVNNISFSIPTNSIVSIVGHNGAGKSTLIQAIMQNLNYEGTIEYGFDKKELYRYVRVQTQTSTFEKNAKVKDIVQLYIDLLDDKESVDSHLKSVQMLEFKNAYLEKLSGGEKQKIAVLLATIGNPKLIILDELTTGLDVMARRMIWDLLNKIKEEKGVSILLTSHFLDEVEFLSDYVLVIEKGTLKLEGTVTDIIDKAFAGKKLATCLVDTGFDFNSLKSEYTLDKNKLSLAYAAEHEKEIYDMLKICNGFDIQLKNHTFEDAFLKTIGYHLNEEGATQ
- a CDS encoding DEAD/DEAH box helicase — protein: MNKFRKLNIGDDVVRALEVIGYTEPTEVQEAAIPHILNGEDLVIKSQTGSGKTASFGIPIAEMIEWEERRPQALVLTPTRELALQIRDEIFSIGRFKRLKVQAVFGKSSFEIQQRDLAQMTHVVVATPGRLIDHINRRTIDLRQIDTVIIDEADEMFNMGFIEQVEEILRKVPRTSSTILLSATLPESIAALASAYLNDPTYIEVENENSVGERIDQQYYRIQANEKLEILRDVLTVENPDSSIIFCNTKIEVDNVADALWDMGIKVETLHGGMEQRHRTKVINDFKHGMFRYLVATDVASRGLDIDDVGLVVNYDIPDHAEIYTHRIGRTARVEKEGKAISFVTPYDSKGWEYITDEREFELQSVVRPGRSLVADRKPQFISKMNRKPKVKKSKDHNFKSEIAKLHIKGGKKQKLRAGDVVGAIASISGIEAGDIGVIEVLEESTYVEILNNKGSDVLKVLKEAPIKGKVRRVEIANKNEYEKQY
- a CDS encoding ABC transporter ATP-binding protein is translated as MMKPILELRNINKSYKTHHVLKDVSFEISPGEIVGFIGSNGAGKSTTMKAICNLIQIDSGEIVVNGHAMAEDALVCLKDMSCLIEAPGLYPDLSGRQNIKFFASLRNVSKENVEEVLRHTNLGHHLDRKVRTYSTGMRQKIGLSIALLSNPKLIILDEPMSGLDVDAVMELRKTVETIRQQFGTAILLSSHQLGEVEKMADRYIFIKDGEIVPDISVAQSKKTSIFFQDTTQLPDDLKRHPFYCDGLSISWTDESVNLNDVLRTILGQGLVIETIETTQRELEDIYRDVVGNHND